A genomic window from Gossypium hirsutum isolate 1008001.06 chromosome D12, Gossypium_hirsutum_v2.1, whole genome shotgun sequence includes:
- the LOC107941960 gene encoding uncharacterized protein encodes MPNYMKFMKDILSKKCRLGEFEIAALTEGCTTMLMNKLPPKLMDLGSFTIPCSIGNCYIGKALCDLGAIINLMPMYIFKKLGIKKVRPTTMVLELADLSYAHREEYKADHDAPIILGRPFFATGRTLIDVRKGELTMRVNNQQVTFNLFDALKYIDENEECHAIDLIETTIDEFVKFCYSNSDSEDNLMEQGDTLSFEELGEFMEA; translated from the exons ATGCCCAattacatgaaattcatgaaagatatacTATCAAAGAAGTGcagattgggagaatttgagattgctgctctcactgaagggtgcacaACAATGTTGATGAATAAGCTGCCTCCAAAGTTAATGGACCtagggagtttcactatcccatgttcaattggaaattgtTATATAGGAAAAGCATTATGTGATCTAGGCGCAAttataaatctaatgcctatgtaTATTTTCAAGAAGTTGGGAATCAAGAAAGTGAGACCTACCACAATGGTGTTGGAATTGGCTGACCTATCTTACGCCCATCGAGAAG aataTAAAGCTGACCATGATGCaccaattattcttggaagaccaTTTTTTGCTACTGGCAGGACCTTAATTGATGTGCGGAAAGGTGAGCTAACCATGAGAGTGAATAATCAGCAGGTTACTTTTAATTTGTTTGATGCTTTAAAATACATAGATGAGAATGAGGAATGTCATGCCATTGACTTGATAGAAACAACAATTGATGAATTCGTAAAATTTTGCTACAGTAATTCTGACAGTGAAGATAATTTGATGGAGCAAGGTGACACATTAAGTTTTGAAGAGCTTGGTGAATTTATGGAAGCCTAG